A single region of the Bdellovibrio sp. GT3 genome encodes:
- the gltX gene encoding glutamate--tRNA ligase — translation MSSQISNPVRVRFAPSPTGYLHVGGARTALYNYLFAKKNGGEFILRIEDTDEARSTQESLRGVVDDLVWLNLLWAEGVDPVTLKDQGPNGPYKQSERMHIYKQIAEQLLAEGKAYYCFLTDAEIEVQREAQMKAGGQPHIQSPYADWTLDQAKAKMAEGGTPPVVRFKTKHLKKDYIFNDIVRGEVKFPSDMVGDFVLLRGGGMPVYNFCCVVDDHLMKMSHVFRAEEHLPNTLRQLMIYEAMGWKAPQFGHMALILDEDRQKLSKRKGAVACGQLKDEGYLASAVLNFIALLGWSHPEGKEIMSVDDMVAAFDISRLNQSGAIFDRVKFKWMNAQHLRALPNAELWKAIQPFLARENMQLPSDPVWQDKSLNLFKPYMEVLADAITLYRPLNDNSYVIQPDAEEVMKLETTKAVLTAWKELVQAHGSEYMSEEEFLKIQDEVKNKTGAKGKNLFQPIRVAVIGQPHGAELKILVPLMKKQSLVARAEKALATLA, via the coding sequence ATGTCCTCACAGATTTCCAATCCTGTTCGCGTTCGTTTTGCACCTTCTCCGACGGGTTACTTGCACGTTGGTGGCGCGAGAACTGCCTTGTACAATTATCTATTCGCCAAGAAAAACGGCGGTGAATTCATTCTGCGTATTGAAGACACGGATGAGGCTCGTTCCACTCAGGAATCTTTGCGTGGCGTGGTCGACGATTTGGTCTGGTTGAATCTTTTGTGGGCAGAGGGCGTAGATCCTGTGACTTTGAAAGATCAAGGTCCCAATGGTCCTTATAAGCAAAGCGAACGCATGCACATTTACAAGCAAATCGCTGAACAACTTCTGGCCGAGGGCAAAGCTTATTACTGCTTCCTGACGGATGCGGAAATTGAAGTGCAACGTGAAGCTCAAATGAAAGCAGGCGGGCAGCCACACATTCAGTCTCCTTACGCTGATTGGACTTTGGATCAAGCTAAAGCCAAAATGGCAGAGGGCGGAACTCCACCGGTGGTGCGTTTTAAAACCAAACATCTTAAAAAAGACTACATCTTTAACGACATCGTTCGCGGTGAAGTGAAGTTCCCATCTGACATGGTGGGTGACTTCGTTCTTCTGCGTGGCGGTGGTATGCCGGTTTATAACTTCTGCTGTGTGGTGGATGATCATTTGATGAAAATGTCCCACGTCTTCCGTGCGGAAGAACATCTGCCAAACACTCTTCGTCAGTTGATGATTTACGAAGCGATGGGATGGAAGGCGCCTCAATTTGGCCATATGGCTTTGATCTTGGATGAAGACCGTCAAAAGCTTTCCAAACGTAAAGGTGCTGTGGCTTGCGGTCAGCTAAAAGACGAAGGCTACCTGGCTTCTGCAGTGTTGAACTTTATCGCACTTCTTGGTTGGTCACATCCTGAAGGTAAGGAGATCATGTCGGTCGACGATATGGTTGCTGCATTTGATATCTCTCGTTTAAATCAATCGGGCGCGATCTTTGACCGCGTGAAATTCAAGTGGATGAATGCGCAGCACTTGCGTGCTTTGCCAAATGCAGAGTTGTGGAAAGCGATTCAGCCGTTCCTGGCTCGCGAAAATATGCAATTGCCTTCGGATCCGGTATGGCAGGACAAGTCTTTGAATTTGTTTAAGCCTTATATGGAAGTATTGGCCGATGCGATCACTTTGTATCGTCCGTTGAACGACAACTCGTACGTGATTCAGCCAGACGCTGAAGAAGTGATGAAGCTTGAAACGACGAAAGCCGTGCTGACTGCATGGAAAGAATTGGTTCAAGCCCACGGCTCTGAATACATGAGCGAAGAAGAGTTCCTGAAAATCCAGGACGAAGTAAAAAATAAAACCGGCGCTAAAGGTAAAAACCTGTTCCAACCCATCCGCGTGGCGGTCATCGGACAACCACACGGTGCTGAACTAAAAATCCTGGTGCCACTGATGAAAAAGCAATCCCTAGTAGCCCGCGCCGAAAAAGCCCTGGCAACTTTGGCGTAA
- the cysS gene encoding cysteine--tRNA ligase gives MSLKIYNSQSRQSEEFVPYDPKHVKMYVCGPTVYNFLHVGNFRGPVVFNMVRNWLEYLGYKVTYALNFTDVDDKIINKANELGMKPVEVSEKYIAEYKKDFASLGLRAHDMNPKVTEHMEDILSMVGTLIDKKVAYEAQGDVLYSIETFKDYGKLSGRHTDELLAGARVEVDEKKRSPMDFALWKSAKPGEISWPSPWGPGRPGWHIECSAMIKNIFGDQIDIHGGGMDLIFPHHENEIAQSEGCTGKHFVKYWMHNNMLNFGGQKMSKSLGNIVSLRDFVAMYNAEIYKWMIQSVHYRTMSEFGDAAVERAISGLARVYSAMAMAESYLTPEVTAVDAGFAKITDEAWKKVESAMNDDFGTPEVFASMFEVVRQFNSQVRRGMKANPAIQGKALVFSQFIKKMGSMLAMFQEPAHDFLIKLDDMLLDKAGIKRADVDAVVAERGQARVNKDFAKSDELRNKLVAMNISVSDTPEGSFWEVTK, from the coding sequence ATGTCTTTGAAGATTTACAACTCTCAGTCACGACAATCCGAAGAGTTTGTTCCCTATGATCCGAAGCACGTAAAGATGTATGTGTGCGGACCGACGGTCTACAATTTTCTGCATGTGGGTAACTTCCGTGGGCCGGTTGTGTTTAATATGGTTCGTAATTGGTTGGAGTACTTGGGTTACAAAGTAACCTATGCGCTGAACTTCACAGACGTAGATGATAAAATCATCAATAAAGCCAATGAACTGGGCATGAAACCAGTTGAAGTTTCTGAGAAGTATATCGCTGAATACAAGAAAGACTTCGCAAGCTTGGGGCTGCGTGCGCATGATATGAACCCTAAGGTGACAGAGCACATGGAAGACATCCTTTCCATGGTCGGCACACTGATCGACAAAAAAGTGGCCTACGAAGCGCAAGGCGACGTGCTTTACTCGATCGAAACCTTCAAAGACTATGGCAAACTTTCTGGTCGTCATACAGATGAGCTTCTGGCGGGAGCCCGCGTGGAAGTGGACGAGAAAAAACGTTCACCGATGGACTTCGCTTTATGGAAGTCTGCAAAACCAGGCGAGATTTCCTGGCCGTCTCCGTGGGGGCCGGGACGCCCTGGCTGGCATATTGAGTGCTCAGCGATGATCAAGAACATCTTCGGTGATCAGATCGACATTCATGGCGGCGGTATGGATTTGATTTTCCCGCATCATGAAAATGAGATCGCGCAATCTGAAGGCTGCACTGGCAAACACTTCGTAAAATACTGGATGCACAATAACATGCTGAACTTTGGTGGTCAGAAGATGTCAAAATCTTTGGGCAACATAGTTTCTTTGCGTGATTTCGTGGCGATGTATAATGCTGAGATCTACAAGTGGATGATTCAATCCGTGCACTATCGCACGATGAGTGAGTTCGGTGATGCGGCGGTGGAGCGTGCTATTTCTGGCTTGGCCCGTGTGTATTCGGCAATGGCCATGGCAGAAAGCTATCTGACGCCCGAAGTGACAGCAGTGGATGCGGGCTTTGCTAAAATCACGGACGAAGCTTGGAAAAAAGTAGAGTCGGCGATGAATGATGACTTTGGAACGCCTGAAGTATTTGCGTCGATGTTCGAAGTGGTTCGCCAGTTCAACAGCCAAGTTCGTCGCGGCATGAAGGCCAATCCTGCGATCCAAGGCAAGGCCTTGGTGTTCAGTCAGTTTATCAAAAAAATGGGCTCGATGCTGGCGATGTTCCAAGAGCCGGCTCATGATTTCCTGATTAAGCTGGATGACATGTTATTGGATAAAGCCGGTATCAAACGCGCTGATGTCGATGCGGTTGTTGCTGAGCGCGGGCAAGCTCGAGTGAATAAAGACTTTGCTAAGTCAGATGAACTTCGTAACAAGCTTGTGGCGATGAACATTTCTGTGAGCGATACGCCAGAAGGTTCCTTCTGGGAAGTCACAAAATAG
- a CDS encoding ArnT family glycosyltransferase: MEIARTRLFWFSLFIGVLCLNWFQLLTPKMENIEVVRPNLVTEYNAPTSLIMKDYNPDEGGLFWIKFKTSASYLPDFLNLKHLRLRTLSCINSLSTDSVSWKLPTSPDIRCNNERGLPLYSSTNVLGKTTTWNLTGDSFGGSFGFYLDKDWSAPPLVFGMIILCLALAGMLWAKLPVDSDRWKIPVISIFILAFLLRFWTTQIAMPPEMFLFSDMAAYFHRGIQMLRGSFDAGQTFQPIGYTVYGLLLRLAGDWELHKWVSIFVSMGTVLLAYLLVLKNFGKAAAFLTLLFVALDVPQIGFTARYMAESPYSFLIMATLWWIMKALESSRMRDYFIVGILMMVSFYFKGNHAFFIPAFSLWLLYRERAQFKNAVLKVSMMALGCLLVMTPHLAFTKIAYNQMQWGPTAGALNFVEGKCPWKNNADSSGSSWMSPLFVTLNETAFKKWDRPFTDQAYFWKAGAECVRENPWVMVESLRFINYLFYGNSTWPISGSKVGFMYDIWAPVFEWGLLPLALLGALAFARRRNNYAEVSALLMLTIFFTVYIFKSENRFRAPFDGVILMWSSLGIVFIIERIKAVVRIFETPTAIESKSS; the protein is encoded by the coding sequence ATGGAAATTGCAAGAACGCGTCTGTTTTGGTTCAGTCTATTTATTGGAGTTTTGTGCCTGAACTGGTTTCAATTGCTGACACCGAAAATGGAAAACATTGAAGTTGTCCGTCCCAATCTGGTGACCGAGTACAACGCTCCGACTTCATTGATTATGAAAGACTACAATCCCGACGAGGGGGGACTTTTCTGGATAAAGTTTAAAACCAGTGCCTCTTACTTGCCGGATTTTTTAAACTTAAAACACCTTCGACTTAGAACTTTGAGCTGCATTAACAGCCTCTCCACTGACAGCGTTAGTTGGAAACTCCCCACTTCACCCGATATCCGCTGTAATAACGAACGCGGCCTGCCGCTTTATTCAAGCACGAATGTCCTTGGCAAAACCACAACCTGGAATTTGACCGGTGACTCCTTTGGCGGAAGCTTTGGTTTTTATCTGGATAAAGACTGGAGTGCGCCCCCTTTAGTTTTCGGTATGATCATCCTTTGTCTCGCCTTGGCCGGAATGTTGTGGGCAAAGCTTCCCGTTGATAGTGATCGCTGGAAGATCCCGGTGATCAGCATTTTTATCCTGGCCTTTCTCCTGCGCTTTTGGACCACACAAATCGCCATGCCACCAGAGATGTTTCTATTCTCGGACATGGCGGCCTACTTTCATCGCGGGATACAAATGCTTCGTGGATCCTTCGATGCAGGCCAGACATTTCAACCTATCGGATACACTGTCTACGGTCTGCTATTAAGACTTGCAGGAGATTGGGAATTGCACAAATGGGTCAGCATCTTTGTTTCCATGGGCACAGTGCTGCTGGCTTATCTATTGGTGCTGAAAAACTTTGGTAAAGCTGCCGCATTTCTGACCTTGCTGTTTGTCGCACTGGACGTCCCGCAAATCGGATTCACCGCGCGCTATATGGCAGAATCCCCTTATAGCTTTTTAATAATGGCCACACTGTGGTGGATTATGAAGGCCTTGGAGTCTTCGCGTATGCGCGACTACTTCATCGTGGGAATTTTGATGATGGTGTCGTTCTATTTCAAGGGCAACCATGCGTTCTTCATTCCGGCATTCAGCTTATGGCTGTTGTATCGTGAACGTGCTCAATTTAAAAACGCCGTTTTGAAAGTCTCGATGATGGCATTGGGCTGCCTTTTGGTCATGACTCCCCATCTGGCATTTACCAAAATCGCCTACAACCAAATGCAATGGGGCCCCACTGCCGGCGCATTGAATTTTGTCGAGGGAAAATGCCCTTGGAAGAACAACGCCGACTCCTCGGGCTCTTCGTGGATGTCACCTCTCTTCGTCACTTTAAATGAAACTGCTTTCAAAAAATGGGATCGCCCCTTCACCGATCAAGCCTACTTTTGGAAGGCTGGCGCCGAATGTGTTCGTGAAAATCCTTGGGTGATGGTCGAGAGTCTGCGTTTTATTAACTACTTATTCTATGGCAACAGCACTTGGCCCATCTCGGGATCCAAGGTTGGATTCATGTACGACATTTGGGCACCGGTATTTGAATGGGGATTGTTGCCATTGGCATTGCTGGGCGCCCTGGCCTTTGCCCGCCGTCGCAATAACTACGCCGAGGTCAGCGCCTTACTTATGCTGACGATCTTTTTCACCGTTTACATTTTTAAATCAGAAAATCGTTTCCGCGCTCCTTTTGACGGAGTCATTCTGATGTGGAGCAGCCTCGGCATCGTCTTCATCATCGAACGTATAAAGGCAGTCGTAAGAATATTTGAAACTCCGACTGCAATCGAAAGCAAAAGCTCTTAA
- a CDS encoding penicillin acylase family protein, with product MKLLKKSLRYLVLVLLLILSGTYIYMRQSLAPLDGKIDLENLSAPVKIQRDSFGIPHIYAQNKTDAFKALGYVMASERLFQMEMGRRQTQGELSEVVGEKTLKSDLLYRSLGLKQTAASVIEKKRKDGTLDPEMWKLMEAFCDGANQYASTRPIPYDLAILGIRTIRPFTPIDAYVMTGQIAYSFGIALKTDPMMTALAKKLPHKQFQELRNDQLKTPLRLAGDVDLSPLWEVADNASFATLFDSSNAWLLAPQRSASGKSIFANDPHIAFSHPSVWFEAHIHTPDFEIYGHYLPLVPFAILGHTPQHAWGFTMSQTDDMDLYRESIDRTNKTLLYNHKPQEYATRTEVIKIKKQDPLTIEIIETPHGPLMNHVIESDISLKWAFHNVDNDPLQALYIMGEAKDMKTFENALKPGTAPGLNVMYADAENIAWWMFGEVAVKGNPNSELILDGTSLNDEYKRVLSWEEKPHSVNPASGVIVTANTRPANIDSEIRGDWQSADRQNTLLTELAKKEKWNSEEMRALQVKNLNLANRNLIEKMTGFLKLTAEEQNKFAPWIEKLKNWNLNSDANSQEASLYYTWVNESLLLMLAPLEDQREAYLGTPHSWMFFERVTQNPNSPWWELVKPEQVFTQGLRNTFAKWSEPPMWGKIHTIEYIHPLGREKPLSAIFNLGPFPMGGAYNEITNNKARALGGDFKVTAGASTRRVIDFANAKHSWGINPIGISGHMLSPFYANQIEMFVTGKHRPQLMDSAEIEKDKSHELILE from the coding sequence ATGAAACTGCTGAAAAAATCCCTGCGTTATCTGGTTCTAGTTCTGCTTTTAATTCTATCTGGCACTTACATTTACATGCGTCAGTCACTGGCACCATTGGATGGAAAAATCGATCTTGAAAATCTCTCGGCTCCCGTAAAAATTCAGCGCGATTCCTTTGGCATCCCTCATATTTACGCCCAAAACAAAACTGATGCCTTTAAAGCTTTGGGATATGTGATGGCCAGCGAGCGTCTGTTTCAAATGGAAATGGGACGCAGACAAACCCAAGGTGAACTTTCCGAAGTGGTCGGCGAAAAAACCCTAAAATCCGACCTGCTATATCGCAGCCTGGGACTTAAACAAACTGCTGCCAGCGTGATCGAGAAAAAACGCAAGGACGGCACCCTGGATCCGGAAATGTGGAAACTGATGGAAGCCTTCTGTGACGGCGCGAACCAGTACGCCTCCACCCGCCCGATCCCTTATGATCTGGCCATCCTGGGAATTCGCACGATCCGCCCCTTCACGCCGATTGATGCTTACGTTATGACCGGTCAAATCGCCTATAGCTTTGGTATCGCACTTAAAACCGATCCCATGATGACGGCACTCGCTAAAAAACTTCCGCATAAACAGTTTCAGGAACTTCGCAATGATCAGCTTAAAACTCCGCTAAGACTTGCCGGCGATGTCGACTTGAGCCCCCTTTGGGAAGTGGCCGACAACGCGTCCTTCGCCACTCTTTTTGACAGCAGTAATGCGTGGCTCTTGGCCCCGCAACGTTCAGCCAGCGGCAAAAGTATTTTTGCCAACGATCCACACATCGCCTTTTCTCATCCATCGGTTTGGTTCGAAGCCCACATTCACACCCCGGATTTTGAAATCTACGGACACTATCTGCCGCTAGTGCCATTCGCGATTTTAGGACACACACCTCAACACGCCTGGGGATTCACCATGTCGCAAACGGATGACATGGATCTGTACCGCGAAAGCATTGATCGCACCAACAAGACTTTACTTTATAACCATAAGCCGCAGGAATATGCGACACGCACTGAAGTCATCAAAATTAAAAAGCAAGATCCCCTGACGATTGAGATCATCGAGACCCCTCACGGTCCATTGATGAATCATGTGATTGAATCAGATATTTCTTTGAAGTGGGCTTTTCACAACGTGGACAACGACCCTTTGCAGGCTCTTTATATCATGGGCGAAGCCAAGGACATGAAGACGTTTGAAAACGCGCTAAAACCCGGAACAGCTCCCGGTTTAAATGTCATGTACGCGGACGCCGAAAACATTGCGTGGTGGATGTTCGGTGAAGTCGCCGTGAAGGGAAATCCCAATTCAGAATTGATTTTGGATGGAACCAGCCTTAACGATGAATACAAGCGCGTACTTTCGTGGGAGGAAAAACCTCATTCCGTGAATCCAGCATCGGGCGTGATCGTCACCGCCAACACTCGCCCGGCAAATATTGATTCTGAAATTCGCGGCGACTGGCAAAGTGCGGACCGTCAAAACACTCTGCTCACGGAACTTGCCAAAAAGGAAAAATGGAACAGCGAAGAAATGCGCGCATTGCAGGTGAAGAACCTGAATCTGGCCAATAGAAATTTGATCGAAAAAATGACAGGCTTCCTTAAATTGACGGCCGAAGAGCAAAACAAGTTTGCTCCTTGGATTGAAAAGCTAAAAAACTGGAATTTGAATTCAGACGCCAACTCGCAGGAAGCCAGTCTTTATTATACGTGGGTGAATGAGAGTTTGCTACTAATGCTGGCTCCACTGGAAGACCAGCGCGAAGCTTATCTTGGCACGCCCCACTCCTGGATGTTTTTTGAGCGTGTGACTCAAAACCCGAATTCTCCTTGGTGGGAGCTGGTGAAACCAGAACAGGTCTTCACGCAAGGACTTCGCAATACATTCGCGAAGTGGTCAGAGCCACCGATGTGGGGCAAAATCCATACGATTGAATACATCCACCCCTTGGGTCGCGAGAAACCCTTAAGTGCTATCTTCAACTTAGGCCCCTTCCCCATGGGCGGAGCTTATAACGAAATCACCAACAACAAAGCGCGCGCCCTGGGTGGTGACTTCAAGGTTACAGCCGGAGCCTCTACTCGCCGAGTGATTGATTTCGCAAACGCAAAGCACAGCTGGGGCATCAACCCCATCGGAATTTCGGGCCACATGCTTTCGCCCTTTTACGCCAATCAAATTGAAATGTTCGTAACCGGAAAACACCGCCCACAACTCATGGACTCAGCCGAAATCGAAAAGGATAAATCCCACGAATTGATTTTGGAATAA
- a CDS encoding S8 family serine peptidase — translation MQRWTHLMVTSALVASVASPVYAGSLLRFNSGTVNPGMEAQAVALVQDQSVSDYIVQFSNKITAKDRAALKARFEVFGYFPDDALVVRGSFADLNSFRQTHPGVYAVIKYHAQYKISSDIMPVSVFNKDQSQSVLIQLFKAADAKSVVSALKKMKAELQVVNGKSIVALVSRAQIYNIANLTGVEHVQSTPVITTMDFPLDQQMNMATKGAGDYSDITGNETGTQVMKFDSAWNLGLTGRGQTVSMADTGLDSGDINQIASDFSGAVKSGYAFGLWSRTWEDPMGHGTHVAGSIMSRGTASGGRLKGGAYDAMMVAEGMWSKMLNGLGVPSKLADLFDKANNDGARVHSNSWGAVKNFGAYDGMAVQVDEWMSNNPDMLVIFAAGNSGVDMNKDGRIDGGSIGTPGTAKNVLTVGASKNRTKTGGIQVPVSKLRAAAEVWSAEPIFSSMMSDREDGIAMFSSRGPTLDGRVKPEIVAPGTNILSNRSHIKDASPLWGAYNDDYAWSGGTSMATPLTAGAVAIARQMLVEKWGVQNPSAAVMKAMIMHSADDMYPGQFGEVGAARGQEILTRRPNSDEGYGRVNMDNMVQMMKNTFVVDDRDGLATNQSEDYTFKLSGSGKLYANLVWTDAAGSANASKALVNDLDLVLTGPNGAVSMNDHINNAEMIEMTLPAGDYKLTVKGANVPAGKNGGRQPYALVFSVK, via the coding sequence ATGCAAAGATGGACTCATCTTATGGTTACGTCAGCACTTGTGGCTTCGGTTGCAAGTCCAGTCTACGCAGGGAGCTTGTTGCGTTTTAATTCAGGAACAGTAAATCCTGGAATGGAAGCTCAAGCAGTGGCATTGGTTCAAGACCAATCGGTCAGCGACTATATCGTTCAGTTTTCAAATAAAATTACTGCCAAGGATCGCGCAGCCCTAAAAGCTCGCTTTGAAGTGTTCGGCTATTTCCCGGATGATGCTTTGGTTGTGCGCGGATCGTTTGCGGATTTGAATTCTTTCCGTCAAACTCACCCGGGTGTTTATGCGGTCATCAAGTATCACGCTCAATATAAAATCAGCAGTGATATCATGCCTGTAAGCGTATTTAATAAAGATCAATCTCAAAGTGTTTTGATTCAGCTTTTCAAAGCAGCAGACGCCAAGTCCGTTGTTTCAGCGCTGAAAAAAATGAAAGCAGAACTTCAAGTTGTTAACGGTAAGTCTATCGTTGCCTTGGTTTCTCGCGCACAAATCTACAACATCGCAAATTTGACGGGTGTTGAGCACGTGCAAAGCACGCCAGTGATCACGACAATGGATTTCCCATTGGATCAACAAATGAATATGGCGACAAAAGGTGCTGGTGATTATTCAGACATCACTGGTAACGAAACTGGAACTCAAGTTATGAAATTCGATTCTGCATGGAACTTGGGTTTGACCGGTCGTGGTCAAACTGTCTCCATGGCGGATACGGGTTTGGATTCTGGTGACATCAACCAAATCGCTTCTGACTTTTCCGGTGCGGTAAAATCAGGTTATGCCTTCGGTTTGTGGTCCAGAACTTGGGAAGATCCAATGGGTCACGGAACTCACGTTGCGGGTTCTATCATGTCTCGCGGGACAGCTTCAGGCGGTCGCCTTAAAGGTGGCGCATACGATGCAATGATGGTTGCAGAGGGTATGTGGTCCAAGATGCTTAATGGTTTAGGTGTTCCTTCCAAGCTTGCGGATTTGTTTGATAAAGCAAACAACGATGGTGCTCGTGTTCACTCCAACTCATGGGGTGCAGTGAAGAACTTCGGTGCTTACGACGGTATGGCCGTGCAAGTGGATGAGTGGATGTCCAACAATCCAGACATGCTTGTGATCTTCGCGGCTGGTAACAGCGGTGTGGATATGAACAAAGACGGTCGTATCGACGGTGGTTCTATCGGAACTCCAGGCACAGCGAAAAACGTTTTGACTGTGGGCGCTTCCAAAAACAGAACTAAAACCGGTGGTATCCAGGTTCCAGTCAGCAAGCTTCGTGCAGCGGCTGAAGTTTGGTCTGCAGAGCCGATTTTCTCTTCCATGATGTCGGACCGTGAAGACGGTATCGCGATGTTCTCTTCCCGTGGTCCAACTTTGGATGGCCGTGTGAAGCCTGAAATCGTGGCTCCAGGCACAAACATTCTTTCCAACCGTTCTCACATCAAAGACGCATCTCCTCTATGGGGCGCTTACAATGATGATTACGCTTGGTCTGGTGGTACATCCATGGCGACTCCGCTGACAGCGGGTGCAGTGGCGATCGCTCGTCAAATGTTGGTTGAAAAATGGGGCGTGCAAAATCCATCAGCAGCTGTGATGAAAGCAATGATCATGCACTCTGCGGATGATATGTACCCAGGTCAGTTCGGTGAGGTGGGCGCAGCTCGTGGTCAGGAAATCCTGACTCGCAGACCAAACTCTGATGAGGGTTACGGTCGTGTGAACATGGATAACATGGTTCAAATGATGAAAAACACTTTCGTTGTGGATGACCGTGATGGTTTGGCGACAAATCAATCCGAAGACTACACTTTCAAACTTTCTGGTTCCGGCAAATTATATGCGAACTTGGTTTGGACTGATGCAGCTGGTTCCGCCAATGCTTCCAAAGCATTGGTAAATGACTTGGACTTGGTTTTGACGGGTCCAAATGGAGCAGTTTCCATGAACGATCACATCAACAATGCTGAGATGATTGAAATGACTTTACCGGCCGGCGACTACAAGCTGACGGTTAAGGGTGCGAACGTTCCTGCCGGTAAAAACGGTGGTCGTCAGCCTTACGCTCTTGTTTTTAGCGTGAAGTAG
- a CDS encoding CarD family transcriptional regulator: MLTFNIGDNAVYPGYGVVKVVAIETKEMLGTKISFYNMQLVDTGLKIMIPTTNVKSAGLRPIISKDEAARVVGILKEKDVKIDNQTWNRRYREYMEKIKTGSVFEIAEVLRDLFLLKADKELSFGERKMLDAARSLLLKELTLATSEAELFNEEEVKAIFGITG, from the coding sequence ATGCTCACGTTCAATATCGGCGATAATGCAGTTTATCCTGGCTACGGCGTAGTTAAAGTGGTCGCGATCGAGACGAAAGAGATGCTTGGAACTAAAATCTCGTTCTACAACATGCAGTTGGTAGATACGGGCCTAAAAATCATGATCCCAACTACAAACGTTAAATCAGCGGGTCTTCGTCCCATCATCTCCAAAGATGAAGCTGCTCGTGTTGTAGGCATTTTGAAAGAAAAAGACGTTAAAATCGACAATCAAACATGGAATCGCCGTTACCGCGAATACATGGAAAAGATCAAAACGGGTTCTGTGTTCGAAATCGCTGAAGTTTTGCGCGACTTGTTCCTTTTGAAAGCAGATAAAGAGCTTTCTTTCGGTGAACGCAAGATGCTTGATGCTGCACGTTCTTTGCTTTTGAAAGAGCTTACATTGGCGACATCTGAAGCTGAGCTTTTCAACGAAGAAGAAGTGAAAGCGATCTTCGGTATCACTGGTTAA